In Streptomyces sp. NBC_01717, one DNA window encodes the following:
- a CDS encoding Lrp/AsnC family transcriptional regulator: MDAVDRQLIQALRENGRASYAELGRLVGLSGPSVTDRINRLETAGVITGYRATVDAASLGLGVTALIGISLSDAADHEDVARRLKDLEEIEDCWFIAGDDSYMLKVRVGDVDGLEKTIRRLSGTKGVSRTRTTIVLSTKWENRVGELPEES; the protein is encoded by the coding sequence ATGGACGCGGTGGACAGGCAGCTCATCCAGGCCCTCAGGGAGAACGGCAGGGCCTCGTACGCCGAGCTCGGGCGGCTCGTCGGGCTCTCCGGGCCCAGCGTCACCGACCGCATCAATCGGCTGGAAACCGCCGGTGTCATCACCGGCTACCGCGCCACCGTCGACGCCGCCTCGCTCGGTCTCGGGGTCACGGCCCTGATCGGCATCTCGCTCTCCGACGCCGCAGACCACGAGGACGTCGCACGCCGGCTCAAGGACCTCGAGGAGATCGAGGACTGCTGGTTCATCGCGGGCGACGACTCGTACATGCTCAAGGTGCGCGTCGGTGACGTCGACGGCCTGGAGAAGACCATTCGCCGGCTCAGCGGTACGAAGGGCGTCTCCCGTACCCGCACCACGATCGTGCTCTCCACCAAGTGGGAGAACCGGGTCGGGGAACTTCCCGAGGAGTCGTAG
- the mqnE gene encoding aminofutalosine synthase MqnE, producing the protein MDVGLKRELEEKVRAGERLTREDGIALYASDDLAWLGGLAHEVRTRKNGDVVHFNVNRHLNMTNVCTASCAYCSFQRKPGEKDAYTMRIEEAVRLAKAMEGESLTELHIVNGLHPTLPWRYYPRSLSALKEALPQVSLKAFTATEIHHFETISGLSASEILDELIEAGLESLTGGGAEIFDWEVRQHIVDHNTHWEDWSRIHRLAHEKGLKTPATMLYGHIEEPRHRVDHVLRLRELQDETGGFQVFIPLRYQHDFVDMKDGKVRNKLQARTTMATGAEALKTFAVSRLLFDNVPHVKVFWVMHGVQTAQLALQHGADDMDGSVVEYKITHDADNYGTPNKLGRDDLLDLIRDAGFRPVERNTRYEIIREYPGPDAERRESPQPMRV; encoded by the coding sequence ATGGACGTCGGGCTCAAGCGCGAGCTGGAGGAGAAGGTCCGCGCAGGGGAGCGGCTGACCCGTGAGGACGGCATCGCCCTCTACGCGTCGGACGATCTGGCCTGGCTCGGCGGCCTCGCCCACGAGGTGCGCACGCGCAAGAACGGCGACGTCGTGCACTTCAACGTCAACCGGCACCTCAACATGACGAACGTGTGCACCGCGTCGTGTGCGTACTGCTCGTTCCAGCGCAAGCCGGGCGAGAAGGACGCGTACACCATGCGCATCGAGGAGGCGGTCCGTCTCGCGAAGGCGATGGAGGGCGAGAGCCTCACCGAGCTGCACATCGTCAACGGGCTCCACCCCACGCTGCCGTGGCGCTACTACCCGCGCTCCCTCAGCGCGCTGAAGGAAGCCCTTCCGCAGGTCTCCCTCAAGGCGTTCACCGCCACCGAGATCCACCACTTCGAGACCATCTCCGGGCTCTCCGCCTCCGAGATCCTCGACGAGCTGATCGAAGCCGGTCTGGAGTCGCTGACCGGCGGTGGCGCGGAGATCTTCGACTGGGAGGTCCGCCAGCACATCGTGGACCACAACACCCACTGGGAAGACTGGTCGCGTATCCACCGCCTCGCGCACGAGAAGGGGCTGAAGACCCCGGCGACGATGCTGTACGGGCACATCGAGGAGCCGCGTCACCGCGTCGACCACGTGCTGAGGCTGCGTGAGCTGCAGGACGAGACCGGCGGCTTCCAGGTCTTCATCCCGCTGCGCTACCAGCACGACTTCGTCGACATGAAGGACGGCAAGGTCCGCAACAAGCTGCAGGCGCGGACGACGATGGCGACCGGCGCCGAGGCGCTGAAGACGTTCGCCGTCTCGCGTCTCCTCTTCGACAACGTCCCGCACGTCAAGGTCTTCTGGGTGATGCACGGGGTGCAGACGGCCCAGCTCGCGCTCCAGCACGGCGCGGACGACATGGACGGTTCGGTCGTCGAGTACAAGATCACGCACGACGCGGACAACTACGGCACGCCGAACAAGCTCGGCCGCGACGACCTGCTGGACCTGATCCGGGACGCGGGCTTCCGCCCCGTCGAGCGGAACACCCGGTACGAGATCATCCGCGAGTACCCGGGGCCGGACGCGGAGCGCCGTGAGTCGCCGCAGCCGATGCGGGTCTGA
- a CDS encoding GNAT family N-acetyltransferase: protein MALTFEVDPKFDSTLRDGICALWADVSNAGGAVGFVPPVTTEDIRPELVKHIVSMAEGRTRLLVGYDEKGAVAATAFLVRNTHRLMSHWLWLYTVMVHPGHQGKGYGRELMSAAAEAARGTDGIEAIRLTCRGGTGADRFYATCGYKEVGRVPGAIRVADGDDRDDIIMLLPLG, encoded by the coding sequence ATGGCGCTTACATTTGAGGTGGATCCCAAGTTCGACAGCACCCTGCGGGACGGCATCTGTGCACTCTGGGCGGATGTCTCCAACGCGGGTGGTGCCGTCGGCTTCGTGCCACCCGTCACCACCGAGGACATCCGGCCCGAGCTGGTCAAGCACATCGTGTCGATGGCCGAGGGCCGCACCCGGCTGCTGGTCGGGTACGACGAGAAGGGCGCCGTCGCCGCAACGGCCTTCCTCGTCCGCAACACCCACCGGCTGATGTCCCACTGGCTCTGGCTCTACACGGTGATGGTCCACCCCGGCCACCAGGGCAAGGGTTACGGCCGCGAGCTGATGTCCGCCGCGGCGGAGGCCGCCCGCGGGACCGACGGGATAGAGGCCATCCGCCTCACCTGCCGGGGCGGCACCGGGGCCGACCGCTTCTACGCGACGTGCGGATACAAGGAGGTCGGCCGGGTACCCGGCGCGATCCGGGTCGCCGACGGGGACGACCGCGACGACATCATCATGCTGCTCCCGCTGGGGTGA
- a CDS encoding DUF4229 domain-containing protein, with protein MSAAKPSATIRYTLMRLSIFVGCLAVVAVAVTYGVLPSGLGGSNVMWIVMLALLLSAPLSYILLRKQRDEMSAQIAPKIDRAKARLAANQGQEDGVAP; from the coding sequence GTGTCCGCTGCCAAGCCGAGCGCAACGATCCGGTACACGCTGATGCGCCTCAGTATCTTCGTCGGCTGTCTCGCCGTCGTCGCCGTGGCCGTCACCTATGGTGTGCTGCCCTCCGGGCTCGGCGGATCCAACGTCATGTGGATCGTCATGCTCGCCCTGCTGCTCTCCGCGCCGCTCAGCTACATCCTGCTGCGCAAGCAGCGCGACGAGATGTCCGCGCAGATCGCCCCCAAGATCGACCGCGCCAAGGCCCGGCTGGCGGCGAACCAGGGCCAGGAGGACGGCGTCGCCCCGTAG
- a CDS encoding dicarboxylate/amino acid:cation symporter, translating into MSANPASATAGTGRQSGSGFRIPKVPFWAQIVAGLVLGVLLGWLARSYDIGWLYTTLDKVGHIFVQLLKLAVAPLVFFAILVSITNLRKVNNAARLATRTLLWFMITSLIAVAIGLAIGLITNPGAGTGLTPKDGAKPEHAGSWLDFLTGIIPENVITPFTELNVLQIVFMAAVAGIAALQLGEKAQPILTLSESILELLQKALWWVIRLAPLGTVGLIGYAIADYGWDLIGKYATFTVDVYVGCALVMFGVYPLLLATVAKVNPLQFFKGAWPAIQLAFVSRSSVGTMPVTQKVTERLGVPKEYASFSVPFGATTKMDGCAAIYPALAAIFIAQIFDVQLGVGDYILIAFVSVIGSAATAGLTGATVMLTLTLSTLGLPLEGVGLLMAIDPILDMMRTATNVAGQALVPVIVSAREKILDLDAYNLASSSPVDDEVRDAEPVNVPVAA; encoded by the coding sequence GTGTCCGCGAATCCCGCGTCCGCCACCGCCGGCACCGGCCGGCAGTCCGGCTCCGGTTTCCGTATACCCAAGGTCCCGTTCTGGGCCCAGATCGTCGCCGGTCTGGTCCTCGGCGTGCTGCTCGGCTGGCTCGCCCGCAGCTACGACATCGGCTGGCTCTACACCACGCTCGACAAGGTCGGCCACATCTTCGTCCAGCTGCTGAAGCTGGCCGTCGCGCCCCTCGTCTTCTTCGCGATCCTGGTGTCGATCACCAACCTGCGCAAGGTCAACAACGCCGCTCGGCTGGCCACCCGCACCCTGCTCTGGTTCATGATCACCTCGCTGATCGCCGTCGCCATCGGCCTGGCGATCGGCCTGATCACCAACCCGGGCGCCGGCACCGGCCTGACCCCGAAGGACGGCGCCAAGCCTGAGCACGCGGGCTCCTGGCTCGACTTCCTGACCGGCATCATCCCGGAGAACGTGATCACCCCGTTCACCGAGCTGAACGTCCTGCAGATCGTCTTCATGGCCGCCGTCGCCGGTATCGCCGCGCTCCAGCTCGGCGAGAAGGCCCAGCCGATCCTCACCCTCAGCGAGTCGATCCTGGAGCTCCTCCAGAAGGCCCTGTGGTGGGTCATCCGCCTCGCCCCGCTCGGCACCGTGGGCCTCATCGGCTACGCGATCGCCGACTACGGCTGGGACCTGATCGGCAAGTACGCGACGTTCACCGTCGACGTCTACGTCGGTTGCGCCCTGGTGATGTTCGGCGTGTACCCGCTGCTGCTCGCCACGGTCGCCAAGGTCAACCCGCTCCAGTTCTTCAAGGGCGCCTGGCCCGCGATCCAGCTGGCCTTCGTCTCCCGCTCCTCGGTCGGCACGATGCCGGTCACCCAGAAGGTCACCGAGCGCCTCGGCGTCCCGAAGGAGTACGCCTCGTTCTCCGTCCCGTTCGGGGCGACGACGAAGATGGACGGCTGCGCCGCGATCTACCCGGCGCTGGCAGCGATCTTCATCGCGCAGATCTTCGACGTCCAGCTGGGTGTCGGTGACTACATCCTGATCGCGTTCGTCTCGGTGATCGGCTCGGCGGCCACCGCCGGTCTCACCGGTGCGACCGTCATGCTGACCCTCACGCTGTCCACGTTGGGGCTGCCGCTGGAGGGCGTGGGCCTGCTGATGGCCATCGACCCGATCCTGGACATGATGCGTACGGCCACCAACGTGGCCGGCCAGGCGCTGGTGCCGGTGATCGTCTCGGCACGCGAGAAGATCCTCGACCTCGACGCGTACAACTTGGCCTCGTCCTCCCCGGTCGACGACGAGGTGCGCGACGCGGAGCCGGTGAACGTCCCGGTCGCCGCGTAA
- a CDS encoding TetR/AcrR family transcriptional regulator, producing the protein MGAVKSKRLPRAVREQQMMDAAVQTFGQRGYRAASMDEIAELAGVSKPLVYLYLNSKEELFTSCIQREAKALVAAVRSGVEPGMPADRQLWAGLRAFFTHTAENPDGWAVLHRQARTHGEPFATEVMAMRDEIVAFVTGLIGAAAREAHHDPALPDRDVSGLAQALVGAAESLAGWANDTPGVSAKEAAATLMNFSWAGLENLMHGRPWAPRAQVAARA; encoded by the coding sequence GTGGGTGCTGTGAAGAGCAAACGGTTGCCGCGTGCCGTGCGCGAGCAGCAGATGATGGACGCCGCGGTGCAGACTTTCGGGCAGCGTGGCTACCGGGCCGCCTCGATGGACGAGATCGCGGAGCTGGCCGGCGTGTCCAAGCCGTTGGTCTATCTGTACCTGAATTCCAAGGAGGAGCTCTTCACCTCCTGTATCCAGCGCGAGGCAAAGGCGCTGGTCGCAGCGGTGCGGTCGGGGGTGGAGCCGGGGATGCCGGCGGACCGGCAACTGTGGGCCGGGCTACGGGCATTCTTCACACACACCGCGGAGAACCCGGACGGCTGGGCGGTGTTGCACCGGCAGGCACGTACGCACGGGGAGCCGTTCGCCACCGAGGTCATGGCGATGCGGGACGAGATCGTTGCGTTCGTGACGGGTCTGATCGGCGCCGCCGCGCGCGAGGCGCACCACGATCCGGCGCTCCCGGACCGCGATGTGTCGGGCCTGGCGCAGGCGCTCGTGGGGGCCGCGGAGTCGCTCGCCGGCTGGGCGAACGACACCCCGGGCGTCTCGGCGAAGGAAGCCGCGGCCACGCTGATGAACTTCTCGTGGGCCGGCCTGGAGAACCTCATGCACGGCCGCCCGTGGGCGCCGCGGGCCCAGGTAGCCGCACGGGCGTAG
- a CDS encoding MaoC family dehydratase → MSTTATSRGLTASLVRGAVTSPFKRAGRPGAALPADRLVVRDVRIAPGPLASYSRICGFSESGTLPLTYPHVLGFPLAMRLMTGRSFPLPVVGLVHTWIEITRHRAPHPTEVLELTVYADALTPHRRGTEVTMVTEARSGGELVWESRSGYLSRHSARGASPAAESGPPTLPTAELPAAAEWRLPGDLGRRYGAASGDRNPIHLYPLTARLFGFPRAIAHGMWTVARCLAESAEPGRISYVRADFKAPVLLPATVTYAVDGAGTAFQLRSGGRMHLTGSMARDSARP, encoded by the coding sequence ATGTCGACCACTGCCACTTCCCGGGGTCTGACGGCATCACTGGTACGTGGCGCCGTCACGTCCCCGTTCAAGCGGGCGGGCCGGCCCGGCGCCGCGCTGCCGGCCGACCGCCTGGTCGTCCGGGACGTACGGATCGCACCCGGCCCCCTCGCCTCGTACAGCAGGATCTGCGGCTTCTCCGAGTCGGGCACACTGCCGCTGACGTACCCGCATGTCCTGGGCTTCCCGCTCGCGATGCGGCTGATGACCGGACGGAGCTTCCCGCTTCCCGTCGTCGGGCTGGTCCACACCTGGATCGAGATCACCCGGCACCGGGCGCCGCACCCCACGGAAGTACTCGAACTCACCGTGTACGCGGATGCGCTGACGCCCCATCGGCGGGGCACCGAGGTGACGATGGTGACCGAGGCGCGGTCGGGCGGCGAGCTGGTGTGGGAGTCCCGCAGCGGCTATCTTTCCCGCCACTCGGCACGCGGCGCCTCGCCCGCTGCCGAGTCCGGTCCCCCCACCCTGCCTACGGCCGAACTCCCCGCCGCCGCCGAGTGGCGGCTCCCCGGCGATCTGGGCCGCCGTTACGGCGCCGCGTCGGGTGACCGGAACCCGATCCACCTGTATCCGCTCACCGCCCGGCTGTTCGGCTTCCCGAGGGCCATCGCACACGGCATGTGGACGGTCGCCCGCTGTCTGGCCGAGTCCGCCGAACCGGGCAGGATCAGTTACGTCCGGGCCGACTTCAAGGCCCCCGTCCTGCTCCCGGCGACCGTGACGTACGCGGTGGACGGCGCAGGCACCGCCTTCCAGCTCCGCAGCGGCGGCCGCATGCACCTCACCGGGTCGATGGCACGGGACAGTGCACGGCCGTAG
- a CDS encoding 3-oxoacyl-ACP reductase: MADRYLHFTGTAPGRFLTRKLGLPQPARLRRWSLETQSLDGPLLHLTAGDSAVAQELGAVLAATGLTVVRSAEPAPRPAGIVVDATAVATAAGLGDVHAALHPVVRSLAPGGRIVIVGVRPSAEDHHQAAAQQALEGFVRSLGKEIGRGATVQLLRIEPDATASAESTLRFLLSPRSSYVSGQVVELTDAAPDPATDPAAPLAGRTALVTGAARGIGASVASVLARDGAQVICLDIPQSRDELARTADRLGASALPLDITADDAAERIAAAAPGGLDILVHNAGITRDRRLANMPADRWAQVVEVNLDSVLRTTDALLEAGTINRGGRIIATASIAGIAGNTGQTNYAASKAGIIGLVRSLAPRAAADHGVTVNAVAPGFIETKMTAAVPLFIREAGRRMNSLAQGGLPVDVAETTAWFAQPASAAVNGQIVRVCGQSLLGA, from the coding sequence ATGGCCGACCGCTATCTGCACTTCACCGGCACAGCACCCGGCCGATTTCTGACCCGGAAGCTCGGCCTGCCGCAGCCGGCGCGGCTGCGCCGCTGGTCGCTGGAGACGCAGTCACTGGACGGCCCGCTGCTGCACCTCACTGCCGGGGACTCCGCCGTTGCGCAGGAGCTGGGTGCGGTTCTCGCCGCCACCGGCCTCACGGTGGTCCGGAGCGCCGAACCGGCACCCCGCCCTGCGGGAATCGTGGTGGACGCGACGGCAGTTGCCACCGCCGCCGGGCTCGGCGACGTGCACGCCGCGCTGCATCCTGTCGTACGTTCGCTGGCTCCGGGCGGCCGGATCGTGATCGTCGGGGTGCGGCCGTCGGCCGAGGACCATCATCAGGCGGCCGCCCAGCAGGCTCTTGAGGGGTTCGTGCGCTCGCTCGGCAAGGAGATCGGCAGGGGCGCCACCGTCCAACTGCTCCGGATCGAACCGGACGCCACCGCCTCGGCGGAGTCCACCCTCCGGTTCCTGCTCTCTCCCCGGTCCTCGTACGTCAGCGGCCAGGTAGTCGAACTCACCGACGCCGCGCCCGATCCGGCCACCGACCCTGCCGCACCGCTCGCCGGACGCACCGCGCTGGTCACCGGAGCGGCGCGCGGCATCGGCGCCTCGGTCGCGTCGGTCCTGGCGCGGGACGGGGCGCAGGTCATCTGCCTCGACATCCCGCAGTCCCGGGACGAGTTGGCGCGTACCGCCGACCGGCTCGGTGCGTCGGCGCTGCCGCTCGACATCACCGCGGACGACGCCGCCGAGCGGATCGCCGCCGCGGCCCCCGGCGGCCTGGACATTCTCGTCCACAACGCGGGCATCACCCGCGACCGGCGGCTCGCCAACATGCCCGCCGACCGCTGGGCCCAGGTCGTCGAGGTCAACCTCGACAGCGTGTTGCGCACCACGGATGCCCTGCTCGAAGCAGGCACCATCAACCGGGGCGGCCGGATCATCGCCACCGCGTCCATCGCCGGTATCGCGGGCAACACCGGTCAGACGAACTACGCGGCCAGCAAGGCGGGCATCATCGGCCTGGTCCGCTCCCTGGCCCCGCGCGCCGCCGCCGACCACGGCGTCACGGTCAACGCGGTCGCCCCCGGCTTCATCGAGACCAAGATGACCGCCGCCGTCCCCCTCTTCATCCGGGAGGCGGGCCGCCGGATGAACTCCCTTGCACAGGGGGGTCTTCCGGTCGATGTCGCGGAGACGACCGCATGGTTCGCCCAGCCCGCTTCGGCGGCCGTGAACGGCCAGATCGTGCGGGTCTGCGGCCAGAGCCTGCTCGGGGCGTGA
- a CDS encoding acetyl-CoA C-acetyltransferase has product MIPLALPQPRRVAIIGGSRIPFARSDGPYAHSSNQEMLTAALNGLVERFGLQGQRVGEFVAGAVLKHSRDFNLARETVLGSALDPRTPAYDIQQACGTGLQAVIAAADKIMLGAVDSAIAGGTDTTSDAPLGVNDQLRRLLLAARRAKSTGGRIKALTGIRPRHLVPDIPRNAEPRTGLSMGEHAAITARRWDIGRAEQDLLAATSHQRLAAAYERGFLRDLVVPHLGLARDQNLRPGSTVEKLATLEPVFGADHPDATMTAGNSTPLTDGAATVLLASDEWAEAHGLEPLAYLSLYETAAVDHVGGDDGLLMAPAYAVPRMLERAGLTIEDFDLFEIHEAFASQVLATLAAWEKQGLAPVDRDRLNVAGSSLATGHPFAATGARIVATLAELLAEREAPGRGLISICAAGGQGVTAILERP; this is encoded by the coding sequence ATGATCCCCCTTGCTCTCCCGCAGCCGCGCCGGGTCGCGATCATCGGCGGCAGCCGTATCCCGTTCGCACGCTCCGACGGCCCGTACGCACACTCCTCCAACCAAGAGATGCTCACCGCCGCACTGAACGGTCTGGTCGAGCGGTTCGGGCTTCAGGGGCAGCGGGTCGGCGAGTTCGTCGCAGGCGCCGTCCTCAAGCACAGCCGGGACTTCAACCTGGCCCGCGAGACCGTCCTCGGCTCGGCGCTCGACCCGCGCACCCCCGCGTACGACATCCAGCAGGCCTGCGGCACCGGACTCCAGGCCGTCATCGCCGCCGCCGACAAGATCATGCTCGGTGCGGTCGACTCCGCGATCGCGGGCGGCACGGACACCACGAGCGACGCACCCCTCGGCGTCAACGACCAGCTGCGCAGACTGCTGCTGGCGGCCCGGCGGGCGAAGTCGACCGGCGGACGGATCAAGGCACTTACGGGGATACGGCCTCGGCATCTCGTCCCCGACATCCCGCGGAACGCCGAACCCCGGACCGGGCTCTCGATGGGCGAACACGCGGCGATCACCGCCCGGCGGTGGGACATCGGCCGCGCGGAGCAGGATCTCCTCGCCGCCACCAGCCATCAGCGGCTCGCCGCCGCGTACGAACGGGGCTTTCTGCGCGACCTCGTCGTCCCCCACCTCGGTCTGGCCCGCGACCAGAACCTCCGCCCCGGCTCCACCGTGGAGAAACTCGCCACCCTGGAGCCGGTGTTCGGCGCCGACCACCCCGACGCGACGATGACCGCGGGCAATTCGACCCCGCTCACCGACGGCGCCGCCACCGTGTTGCTGGCGAGCGACGAGTGGGCCGAGGCGCACGGCCTGGAGCCACTCGCGTATCTCTCGCTGTACGAGACCGCCGCCGTCGACCACGTGGGCGGCGATGACGGGCTGCTGATGGCTCCCGCGTACGCCGTACCGCGGATGCTGGAGCGCGCCGGGCTCACCATCGAGGACTTCGACCTCTTCGAGATCCACGAGGCCTTCGCCTCCCAGGTGCTCGCCACCCTGGCCGCCTGGGAGAAGCAGGGGCTCGCCCCGGTCGACCGGGACAGGCTCAATGTGGCCGGATCGTCGCTCGCCACCGGGCATCCGTTCGCCGCGACCGGGGCGCGGATCGTCGCCACCCTCGCCGAACTGCTCGCCGAGCGGGAAGCCCCGGGCCGCGGGCTGATCTCGATCTGCGCCGCGGGCGGCCAGGGAGTCACCGCGATCCTGGAACGCCCCTGA